A single window of Mesoplodon densirostris isolate mMesDen1 chromosome 13, mMesDen1 primary haplotype, whole genome shotgun sequence DNA harbors:
- the MYC gene encoding myc proto-oncogene protein → MPLNVSFANRNYDLDYDSVQPYFYCDEEENFYQQQQQSELQPPAPSEDIWKKFELLPTPPLSPSRRSGLCSPSYVTVASFSPRGDDDGGGGSFSSADQLEMVTELLGGDMVNQSFICDPDDETFIKNIIIQDCMWSGFSAAAKLVSEKLASYQAARKDSGSPSPARGHGGCSTSSLYLQDLSAAASECIDPSVVFPYPLNDSSSPKPCASPDSAAFSPSSDSLLSSAASSPRASPEPLALHEETPPTTSSDSEEEQEDEEEIDVVSVEKRQPPAKRSESGSPSAGGHSKPPHSPLVLKRCHVSTHQHNYAAPPSTRKDCPAAKRAKLDSGRVLKQISNNRKCASPRSSDTEENDKRRTHNVLERQRRNELKRSFFALRDQIPELENNEKAPKVVILKKATAYILSIQAEEQKLVSEKDELRKRREQLKLKLEQLRNSCA, encoded by the exons ATGCCCCTCAACGTCAGCTTCGCCAACAGGAACTATGACCTCGACTACGACTCGGTGCAGCCTTATTTCTACTGCGACGAGGAGGAGAACTTctaccagcagcagcagcagagcgAGCTGCAGCCGCCTGCGCCCAGCGAGGATATCTGGAAGAAATTCGAGCTGCTGCCCACCCCGCCCCTGTCCCCGAGCCGCCGCTCCGGGCTCTGCTCGCCCTCGTACGTCACGGTCGCGTCCTTCTCCCCCAGGGGAGACGacgacggcggcggcggcagcttcTCCTCGGCGGACCAGCTGGAGATGGTGACCGAGCTGCTGGGAGGAGACATGGTGAACCAGAGCTTCATCTGCGACCCCGACGACGAGACCTTCATCAAAAACATCATCATCCAGGACTGTATGTGGAGCGGGTTCTCGGCCGCCGCCAAGCTCGTCTCGGAGAAGCTGGCCTCTTACCAGGCTGCGCGCAAAGACAGCGGCAGCCCGAGCCCCGCCCGCGGGCACGGCGGCTGCTCCACCTCCAGCTTGTACCTGCAGGACCTGAGCGCCGCCGCCTCCGAGTGCATCGACCCCTCGGTGGTCTTCCCCTACCCGCTCAACGACAGCAGCTCGCCCAAGCCCTGCGCCTCCCCCGACTCCGCCGCCTTCTCGCCGTCCTCGGACTCTCTGCTCTCCTCCGCCGCGTCCTCCCCGCGGGCCAGTCCCGAGCCCCTGGCGCTCCACGAGGAGACACCACCCACCACCAGCAGCGACTCTG agGAAGAACAAGAGGATGAGGAAGAAATTGATGTTGTTTCTGTGGAAAAGAGACAGCCCCCTGCCAAAAGGTCAGAATCGGGGTCACCCTCTGCCGGAGGCCACAGCAAACCTCCTCACAGCCCATTGGTCCTTAAGAGATGCCACGTGTCCACCCATCAGCACAATTATGCAGCGCCCCCCTCCACTAGGAAGGACTGTCCTGCCGCCAAGAGGGCTAAGTTGGACAGTGGCAGGGTCCTGAAACAGATCAGCAACAATCGCAAATGTGCCAGCCCCAGGTCTTCGGACACCGAGGAGAATGACAAGAGGCGGACACACAACGTCTTGGAACGCCAGAGGAGAAACGAGCTGAAACGCAGCTTTTTTGCCCTTCGTGACCAGATCCCGGAgttagaaaacaatgaaaaggcCCCCAAGGTAGTTATCCTTAAAAAAGCCACAGCATACATCCTGTCCATCCAAGCAGAGGAGCAAAAGCTCGTTTCAGAAAAAGACGAGTTGCGGAAGAGGCGAGAACAGTTGAAACTCAAACTTGAACAGCTACGGAACTCTTGCGCATAA